Proteins encoded by one window of Collimonas fungivorans:
- a CDS encoding CoA pyrophosphatase: MVKLTFDPLMLPVDAVAGESALATERMSATWLRQRFAQQPDWHPEHIDSQTLQRMTQLQSKPVTPASVLIPIVMHEQQPTLLFTQRAAHLTDHAGQVSFPGGRMEESDASPVETALREAEEEIGLARSQVEVIGSLPEYFTGTGYRVTPVVCLVNPPVSLRADPDEVAEIFEVPLAFLMDGLNHQLRSFDLPDGYRRTFYAMPYERFFIWGATAAMLRNLFHFLRA; the protein is encoded by the coding sequence TTGGTTAAATTGACTTTCGATCCCCTGATGCTGCCGGTTGACGCGGTTGCCGGCGAATCTGCGCTGGCCACCGAAAGGATGAGCGCGACATGGCTGCGGCAACGGTTCGCGCAGCAGCCGGACTGGCATCCCGAACATATCGACAGCCAGACCTTGCAGCGCATGACACAGTTGCAGAGCAAGCCGGTGACGCCGGCATCGGTGCTGATCCCTATCGTCATGCACGAACAGCAGCCGACCTTGCTGTTTACGCAGCGGGCAGCCCACCTGACCGATCATGCCGGACAAGTCAGTTTTCCCGGCGGCCGGATGGAAGAAAGCGATGCTTCGCCGGTTGAAACGGCGTTGCGCGAAGCGGAAGAAGAGATTGGCCTGGCGCGCAGCCAGGTCGAGGTAATCGGCAGCCTGCCCGAATATTTTACCGGCACCGGCTATCGCGTCACACCGGTGGTGTGCCTGGTCAATCCGCCGGTCAGCTTGCGCGCCGATCCGGACGAGGTGGCTGAAATTTTCGAGGTTCCGCTGGCGTTCCTGATGGACGGCCTGAATCATCAGTTGCGCAGCTTTGACCTGCCGGATGGTTATCGCCGAACGTTTTATGCGATGCCCTACGAGCGTTTCTTCATTTGGGGCGCGACGGCTGCCATGCTAAGAAATTTGTTTCACTTTCTTCGCGCTTAG
- a CDS encoding CobD/CbiB family protein, which yields MTFLSILFALLIEQLKPLRADNPVYAWVKQFAGKIEASFNAGQARQGRLGWFCVILALTVPTALVYWLCVHIGAWAALLWNVLIVYLTLGFRHYSHYFSSIQLALNTGDDATARTLLAEWTKLDTTDMDVSEISRIAVEKALITTHRHVFGVFFWFLMPVGPACAVMYRIAEYLARGWNEPDHMRNEAFGRFAAQAFYWIDWIPARMTAAAFAVVGNFEDAIYAWRNFADRWKNETDGIILSTGGGAMGVLLGTPLETAIAILPADASTIDSTAMESESPPGDVPTPRALQSTVGLVWRALLLWMFLLLLLSAAVWFG from the coding sequence ATGACATTTCTTTCTATTCTGTTTGCATTGCTGATCGAGCAACTGAAGCCGCTGCGCGCGGATAATCCCGTGTATGCATGGGTCAAGCAGTTTGCGGGCAAGATAGAAGCTTCGTTCAATGCCGGACAGGCGCGCCAGGGCCGCCTCGGCTGGTTCTGCGTGATCCTGGCGCTGACCGTGCCGACCGCGCTGGTGTACTGGCTGTGCGTGCACATCGGGGCCTGGGCTGCGCTGCTGTGGAATGTCCTGATCGTGTACCTGACCCTCGGCTTCCGCCACTACAGCCATTATTTCAGCTCGATCCAGCTGGCGCTCAACACCGGCGACGACGCCACCGCGCGCACCTTGCTGGCCGAATGGACCAAGCTCGACACCACGGATATGGATGTCAGCGAAATTTCCCGCATCGCGGTGGAAAAAGCGCTGATCACCACCCACCGCCATGTATTCGGCGTGTTTTTCTGGTTCCTGATGCCGGTCGGCCCGGCCTGCGCCGTCATGTATCGCATCGCCGAGTACCTGGCGCGCGGCTGGAATGAACCCGACCACATGCGCAATGAAGCTTTCGGGCGTTTCGCGGCCCAGGCGTTTTACTGGATCGACTGGATTCCCGCACGCATGACGGCAGCAGCGTTTGCGGTGGTCGGCAATTTCGAAGATGCGATCTACGCCTGGCGCAATTTTGCTGACCGCTGGAAAAATGAAACCGACGGCATCATCTTGTCTACCGGCGGCGGCGCCATGGGAGTACTGCTCGGCACGCCGCTGGAAACCGCGATTGCGATCCTGCCGGCCGACGCCTCGACGATCGACTCGACCGCGATGGAAAGCGAAAGTCCGCCGGGCGACGTGCCGACGCCGCGCGCCCTGCAAAGCACGGTAGGCCTGGTGTGGCGCGCACTGCTGTTGTGGATGTTCCTGCTGTTGCTGTTGTCGGCCGCGGTCTGGTTCGGATAA
- a CDS encoding DUF3579 domain-containing protein — protein MADTIQPPDAPAREFFIQGITSDGRQFRPSDWAERLCGVMACFRPEGSGGRNAHLQYSPYVRPVLLNGVRSVVVNEDLRQIEPLAYHFVVNFAKDNDLQILHACLLPDAEAPKPT, from the coding sequence ATGGCTGATACCATCCAACCTCCTGACGCCCCCGCCCGCGAATTTTTCATTCAAGGTATTACCAGCGACGGCAGGCAGTTCCGCCCCAGCGACTGGGCTGAGCGCCTGTGCGGCGTCATGGCCTGTTTTCGCCCGGAAGGATCGGGCGGCCGCAACGCCCATCTGCAATATTCGCCATATGTGCGGCCGGTGCTGCTGAATGGCGTGCGCTCGGTGGTCGTTAATGAAGACTTGCGCCAGATCGAACCGCTGGCCTATCATTTTGTAGTCAATTTTGCGAAAGACAATGATCTGCAGATCCTGCATGCCTGCCTGTTGCCCGACGCGGAAGCCCCGAAACCTACATGA
- a CDS encoding CHASE domain-containing protein — protein sequence MFRRGSSIFIPIASLSSLILGLAITLGLFVSVRHLEYEKMDAEFRRLASGHLKAVVDGLDALVHELETVNRLFLTVEDVSREQFHTFTAPMLRRSPFIKSLTFQRVLTAAQRPAYEAEMRKHFPNFSIRQLSDGLPEPSAGRDQYRVVDYVEPMTGNENVFGVDVAPSALQAEPGQRARDSGLPASTDLFALRTSSNGGKLGLVILMPVYRRGAALDSVDQRRAALSGYTSAALRADAFVNNVLSRDGVQAARIFICGYMPAPSRKRARWYIARAIRSPCPTPATGCRPGCCTTPRKTCRRLSNWPASPGI from the coding sequence ATGTTTCGTCGTGGTTCGTCAATCTTCATACCCATTGCCTCTTTATCCAGTTTGATATTGGGTCTGGCCATCACGCTCGGCTTGTTTGTCTCGGTACGCCACCTCGAATACGAAAAAATGGACGCCGAATTCCGGCGCCTGGCCAGCGGCCACCTGAAGGCAGTGGTGGACGGCCTTGACGCCCTGGTGCATGAGCTGGAAACCGTGAATCGGCTGTTCCTGACGGTGGAAGATGTCAGCCGCGAACAATTCCACACTTTTACGGCGCCGATGTTGCGCCGCTCTCCCTTTATCAAGTCCCTGACTTTCCAGCGTGTGCTGACGGCTGCCCAGCGGCCCGCCTATGAAGCGGAAATGCGTAAACATTTCCCCAATTTTTCGATTCGCCAGCTGAGCGACGGCTTGCCGGAACCAAGTGCCGGCCGCGACCAGTACCGAGTGGTTGACTATGTGGAGCCGATGACAGGCAATGAGAATGTATTTGGCGTCGACGTCGCCCCCAGCGCGCTGCAGGCAGAGCCGGGGCAGCGCGCGCGCGACTCCGGCTTGCCTGCGTCTACCGATTTGTTTGCATTGCGCACTTCCAGCAACGGCGGCAAGCTGGGACTGGTCATCCTGATGCCGGTGTATCGGCGCGGCGCGGCGCTGGACAGCGTCGACCAGCGCCGTGCTGCATTGAGCGGTTATACCAGCGCGGCATTGCGAGCGGATGCTTTCGTCAACAATGTGCTGTCGCGCGACGGCGTGCAAGCCGCGAGGATTTTTATCTGCGGGTATATGCCAGCGCCAAGCCGGAAGAGGGCACGCTGGTATATCGCCAGGGCAATCCGATCACCCTGTCCAACGCCAGCGACTGGCTGCCGTCCTGGCTGCTGTACGACGCCCCGCAAGACATGTCGCAGACTTTCGAACTGGCCGGCAAGTCCTGGTATATAG
- a CDS encoding putative bifunctional diguanylate cyclase/phosphodiesterase, with the protein MSQTFELAGKSWYIEASAPPRVFTKKNAGSILVLILGSLLSWMGATYLYFLSTRSKRIEQLVDARTQQVRLATQMMKEDIVARKRAEDALQLRERAIESSANAIIISSAKLPDYLVEYVNPAFERITGYTASEMIGRNLEMLHGDDHDQIGLEEIRAALREKRSANAVFRSYRKDGTLFWNELYVAPVKDSSGRVSHFVTALYDITEMKSYEAELEHQARHDTLTGLANRNVLSDRLSQAIVYGELYGHRVWVLFVDLDRFKFVNDTLGHNAGDLLLKEVAGRLKAFTREADTIARLGSDEFVLILPERLDEELSVGLIQGMMDAIARPLQIEGYDFFLSCSIGVAVYPNDGEDPESLLKHADIAMYRAKEMGNNNYQFYTAAMNERALERLRIEGDLRNAMERKELLLYYQPQVDLRTGRMVGMEALIRWKHPQLGMISPTRFIDLAEETGLIVQMGAWVMHTACEQNKAWQRMGLGYLRMSVNLSTRQFFQQNLVQQVAKVLEETGMAPHYLEIELTESLVMTDVELAVGILNDLKSIGVQLSIDDFGTGYSSLAYLKSFPIDALKIDQSFVRDITVDQDDAAIVASIISLAHNLRLQVIAEGVETREQLSYLQRHRCDEMQGFYFSEPVSADDIEVILREGKVLP; encoded by the coding sequence ATGTCGCAGACTTTCGAACTGGCCGGCAAGTCCTGGTATATAGAAGCATCGGCGCCGCCGCGCGTATTCACCAAGAAGAATGCCGGATCTATCCTGGTCCTGATACTGGGCAGCCTGCTGAGCTGGATGGGCGCAACCTATCTGTATTTCCTGTCGACCCGCTCCAAGCGGATCGAGCAGCTGGTGGACGCCCGCACCCAGCAGGTCAGGCTGGCGACGCAGATGATGAAAGAGGACATCGTCGCCCGCAAGCGCGCTGAAGACGCCTTGCAGCTGCGCGAGCGCGCCATCGAGTCGAGCGCCAACGCCATCATCATCTCCAGCGCCAAATTGCCGGACTACCTGGTGGAGTACGTCAATCCGGCATTCGAACGGATTACCGGCTACACCGCCAGCGAGATGATCGGCCGCAACCTGGAGATGCTGCACGGCGACGACCACGACCAGATCGGCCTGGAAGAAATCCGCGCCGCCTTGCGCGAAAAGCGCAGCGCCAACGCGGTGTTCCGCAGCTACCGCAAGGACGGCACCCTGTTCTGGAACGAGCTGTACGTGGCGCCGGTGAAAGACAGTTCGGGCCGCGTCAGCCATTTCGTCACCGCGCTGTACGACATCACGGAAATGAAAAGCTACGAAGCCGAGCTGGAACACCAGGCCCGGCACGATACCTTGACCGGGCTGGCCAACCGCAACGTGCTGAGCGACCGCCTGAGCCAGGCGATTGTCTACGGCGAACTGTACGGCCACCGGGTGTGGGTGCTGTTCGTCGATCTCGACCGCTTTAAATTCGTCAACGATACGCTGGGCCACAACGCCGGCGACCTGTTGCTGAAGGAAGTGGCCGGCCGCCTGAAGGCGTTCACCCGAGAAGCGGATACCATCGCCCGCCTGGGCAGCGATGAGTTTGTACTGATCCTGCCGGAGCGCCTCGATGAAGAGCTGAGCGTAGGCTTGATCCAAGGCATGATGGATGCGATCGCCCGTCCTTTGCAAATCGAAGGCTACGACTTTTTCCTGAGCTGCAGCATCGGCGTTGCGGTCTATCCGAACGATGGCGAAGATCCGGAAAGCCTGCTCAAGCATGCCGACATCGCCATGTATCGCGCCAAGGAAATGGGAAACAATAACTACCAGTTCTACACTGCGGCGATGAATGAGCGGGCGCTGGAACGCCTGCGCATCGAGGGCGACCTGCGCAACGCAATGGAACGCAAGGAACTGCTGCTTTACTACCAGCCGCAAGTCGATCTGCGCACCGGCCGCATGGTCGGCATGGAAGCGCTGATCCGCTGGAAGCACCCGCAGCTGGGCATGATTTCGCCGACGCGTTTCATCGACCTGGCCGAAGAAACCGGCCTGATCGTGCAGATGGGGGCCTGGGTGATGCATACCGCCTGCGAGCAGAACAAAGCCTGGCAACGCATGGGCCTGGGTTACCTGCGGATGTCGGTGAACCTGTCGACGCGCCAGTTCTTCCAGCAGAACCTGGTGCAGCAGGTGGCCAAGGTGCTGGAAGAAACCGGGATGGCGCCGCACTACCTTGAAATCGAATTGACCGAAAGCCTGGTGATGACGGATGTCGAGCTGGCCGTCGGCATCCTGAATGACTTGAAATCGATCGGCGTACAATTGTCGATCGACGATTTTGGCACCGGCTACTCAAGCCTGGCCTATCTCAAGAGTTTCCCGATTGACGCATTGAAGATCGACCAGTCTTTTGTGCGCGACATCACGGTTGACCAGGACGACGCGGCGATCGTGGCTTCCATCATTTCCCTGGCCCATAACCTGCGCCTGCAGGTGATCGCGGAAGGAGTGGAAACTCGGGAGCAGCTGTCCTATCTGCAACGCCATCGCTGCGATGAAATGCAAGGCTTTTATTTTAGCGAACCGGTGTCCGCGGATGACATCGAAGTTATCCTGCGCGAAGGAAAAGTATTACCATAA
- the fumC gene encoding class II fumarate hydratase — protein sequence MTTSRIERDTFGKIEVPDERLWGAQTQRSLHHFHISSERMPPELIVALAAVKQACAQVNQDLGKLPKTQAAAIIQAAQEVIAGQHPDEFPLSVWQTGSGTQSNMNMNEVLANRASEILGGVRGESRLVHPNDAVNLSQSSNDIFPTAMHVAAAIAVANKLLPALRKLRATLHKKATDFDDIVKIGRTHLQDATPLTLGQEFSGYVAQLDYAEKIIKAALEPLCDLAAGGTAVGTGLNAPKDFGERVAAQLAKTENLPFRTADNKFAALAAHDALVAAHGALKTLAAALMKIANDVRWLASGPRSGLGEISIPENEPGSSIMPGKVNPTQCEALTMLCCQVFGNDVAINFGGASGNFELNVFKPLIAHNFLQSVRLLADGMASFEEHCADGIAANRDRIAELMERSLMLVTALAPHIGYDRAAQIAKHAHHDGSTLKQAALALGYVTEQEFAEWVQPAKMTYPE from the coding sequence ATGACTACCAGCAGAATCGAACGCGACACCTTTGGCAAGATTGAAGTCCCGGACGAGCGCCTGTGGGGCGCGCAGACCCAGCGCAGCCTGCACCATTTCCATATCTCCAGCGAACGCATGCCGCCCGAACTGATCGTGGCGCTGGCGGCGGTCAAGCAAGCTTGCGCACAAGTCAACCAGGATCTCGGCAAGCTGCCGAAAACCCAGGCCGCGGCCATCATCCAGGCGGCGCAGGAAGTGATAGCGGGACAGCACCCCGATGAATTCCCGCTGTCGGTCTGGCAGACCGGCTCCGGCACCCAGAGCAACATGAACATGAACGAGGTGCTGGCCAACCGCGCTTCGGAAATCCTGGGCGGCGTGCGCGGCGAATCGCGCCTGGTGCATCCCAACGATGCGGTCAACCTGAGCCAGTCCTCGAACGATATCTTTCCGACAGCGATGCACGTCGCCGCCGCCATCGCCGTGGCCAACAAGCTGCTGCCGGCGCTGCGGAAACTGCGCGCGACCTTGCACAAGAAAGCGACCGATTTTGACGACATCGTCAAGATCGGCCGCACCCATTTGCAGGACGCGACGCCGCTGACGCTGGGCCAGGAATTCTCCGGCTATGTGGCGCAGCTGGATTACGCGGAAAAAATCATCAAGGCCGCACTGGAGCCTCTGTGCGACCTGGCCGCCGGCGGCACCGCGGTCGGCACCGGGCTCAACGCGCCCAAGGATTTCGGCGAGCGCGTCGCCGCGCAGCTGGCAAAGACCGAGAACCTGCCTTTCCGTACTGCCGACAACAAGTTTGCCGCACTGGCCGCGCACGACGCCTTGGTTGCCGCCCACGGCGCCTTGAAGACCCTGGCCGCGGCCCTGATGAAAATCGCCAACGATGTGCGCTGGCTGGCGTCCGGGCCGCGTTCAGGTCTGGGCGAGATCAGCATCCCGGAGAACGAGCCAGGCAGCTCCATCATGCCGGGCAAGGTCAACCCGACCCAGTGCGAAGCGCTGACCATGCTGTGCTGCCAGGTATTCGGCAACGACGTCGCGATCAATTTCGGCGGCGCTTCCGGCAATTTTGAACTGAACGTGTTCAAGCCGCTGATCGCCCATAATTTCCTGCAGAGCGTGCGGCTGCTGGCCGACGGCATGGCCAGTTTTGAAGAGCATTGCGCCGACGGCATCGCGGCCAACCGCGACCGCATCGCCGAACTGATGGAGCGTTCGCTGATGCTGGTGACGGCGCTGGCGCCGCACATCGGCTACGACCGCGCGGCGCAGATCGCCAAGCATGCGCACCATGACGGCAGCACGCTGAAGCAGGCGGCGCTGGCGCTGGGTTATGTAACGGAACAGGAGTTTGCCGAGTGGGTGCAGCCGGCAAAAATGACTTACCCGGAGTAA
- a CDS encoding autotransporter assembly complex protein TamA — MMKCLRMPVACFKPYLYGMVFGLLSLSAAGAGATYRVEIDAPGDLKALLEQHLDLSRYKDRQDLSEDQLKFLVDTVDEQVTQLTSTEGYFSPKTSVTVEAGEVKTVRLKVDPQQRTIVSAATVDVSGSAAAEVPERVRQIQQNWGLPAGQPFRQADWAKAKDDGLQVLLKKRYPAAKVAHSEARITPEDNDAELSVQYDSGPPFTLGALHITGTKRYPASIIENVNPLQVGEEYSVDRLLLLQRQIQNTPYFGNVIVSINDDPAHALESPVNVQVTEFQTQRIRTGLGYASDTGAQVQGRYTNYNVFGKAWVFDAQTKIEQRRQYGSLDLSMPPDKRSFVNGINGSYDRTTLQGVDLRSMKIGLKRARSLENYDTALTLDYYRDRLEQTDGATLPPDTVVQPGQHQALVPGFAWVRRAVDDPIFPRSGHIFSVQTGFAVKGFLTDQTFFRADGRYKHYFPVAKRDVVILRTELGGVFTAGSSAAVPASLLFRAGGNESVRGYSYDSIGNSQNGTVYPTKYMVTGSAEYQHWLTQQWGGAVFYDVGTATDSWADRATKVGTGVGVRYRSPVGTVNVDLAYGVQAKQFRPHISLGIAF, encoded by the coding sequence ATGATGAAATGCTTGCGCATGCCCGTTGCCTGCTTCAAGCCCTACTTGTATGGCATGGTTTTTGGCCTGCTGTCCCTGAGCGCGGCCGGCGCCGGCGCCACTTATCGAGTCGAGATCGACGCTCCTGGCGATCTGAAGGCTTTGCTCGAGCAGCACCTGGACCTGTCGCGCTACAAGGATCGGCAGGACCTCAGCGAGGATCAACTGAAGTTCCTGGTCGATACGGTTGATGAGCAGGTCACGCAATTGACGTCGACCGAAGGTTATTTTTCACCCAAGACCAGTGTCACGGTGGAAGCGGGCGAGGTCAAGACTGTCCGTTTGAAAGTCGATCCGCAGCAACGCACCATAGTCTCCGCCGCTACCGTCGATGTCAGCGGCAGCGCCGCTGCCGAAGTGCCTGAGCGGGTGCGCCAGATACAGCAGAACTGGGGCTTGCCGGCCGGCCAGCCTTTCCGCCAGGCTGACTGGGCCAAGGCCAAGGACGACGGTTTACAGGTATTGCTCAAGAAACGTTATCCGGCGGCCAAGGTGGCGCATTCGGAAGCGCGGATCACGCCGGAAGACAACGATGCCGAGTTGTCCGTGCAATACGACAGCGGTCCTCCATTTACCCTGGGCGCGTTGCACATCACCGGCACCAAGCGCTATCCGGCCAGCATCATCGAGAACGTCAATCCCTTGCAGGTAGGAGAAGAGTACAGCGTCGACCGCCTGCTGTTGCTGCAGCGCCAGATCCAGAACACGCCATACTTTGGCAATGTGATCGTCAGCATCAACGACGATCCGGCGCATGCGCTGGAATCGCCGGTGAATGTGCAAGTCACCGAATTCCAGACGCAGCGGATACGCACCGGCCTTGGTTATGCCTCCGACACCGGGGCCCAGGTGCAGGGCCGTTACACCAACTACAATGTGTTCGGCAAAGCATGGGTGTTCGATGCCCAGACCAAGATTGAACAGCGCCGCCAGTACGGCTCGCTGGATTTGTCGATGCCGCCCGACAAGCGCAGCTTCGTCAACGGCATCAACGGCTCGTATGACCGCACTACCTTGCAGGGAGTAGACCTGCGCAGCATGAAAATCGGGCTGAAGCGCGCCCGCTCGCTGGAAAACTACGATACCGCGCTGACCCTGGATTATTACCGCGACCGCCTGGAGCAGACCGATGGCGCAACCTTGCCGCCGGATACCGTGGTCCAGCCGGGTCAGCACCAGGCCCTGGTGCCGGGATTTGCCTGGGTCAGGCGCGCTGTCGACGATCCTATCTTTCCGCGCAGCGGCCATATCTTTTCGGTACAGACCGGGTTTGCCGTGAAGGGCTTTCTGACCGACCAGACCTTTTTCCGGGCCGACGGCCGCTACAAGCATTATTTCCCGGTAGCGAAACGCGATGTGGTGATTTTGCGCACAGAGCTGGGCGGCGTATTCACAGCGGGCTCCAGCGCCGCGGTGCCGGCTTCCTTGCTGTTCCGTGCCGGCGGCAACGAATCGGTGCGCGGCTACAGTTACGACAGCATCGGCAATTCACAGAACGGCACGGTCTATCCGACCAAGTACATGGTGACCGGCAGCGCCGAATATCAGCACTGGCTTACCCAGCAATGGGGCGGCGCCGTGTTTTACGATGTCGGCACCGCTACCGACAGCTGGGCCGACCGCGCGACCAAGGTCGGCACCGGCGTCGGCGTGCGTTATCGCAGTCCGGTCGGGACAGTGAATGTCGACCTGGCCTACGGCGTCCAGGCCAAGCAGTTCCGGCCGCATATTTCGCTGGGCATCGCCTTCTGA